The sequence below is a genomic window from Paenibacillus sp. DCT19.
CACACAAGGATTTGCTGCTTCCGCAGGGATCGTTATTTCTCGCGCTATTGCTCGTGACTTGTATAGTGGTCATGAACTGACTAAATTTTTCTCTCTATTATTGCTCGTAGGAAATCTCGGCCCTTTGGCAGCTCCAATTGCAGGTAGTGGGGTGCTCACGTTCACATCGTGGCCGGGTGTGTTTATTTCCCTCGCGATCCTCGGCGTTTTCTTGTACATCATGACGCAATGGCGTCTTAAAGAGACGAATCCACCTGAAAAGCGCGTCGCGCCTAATTTTAAACTTCAACTTCGTGGTTATGGTACAATGCTGCGTGATCGCAAGTTTGTTGGTTACATGCTGGCACAAGGTATTATGACCGCTGGGGTATTCGCATATGTGGCAGGTACACCGTTTATTTACCAGAACATATACGGCGTAAGCCCGACCGTATTCTCCATATTGTTCGCATCGAATGGAATTAGCTTAATCATTGGCTCGCAGATTGTGGGACGCATGTCACACCGTATTCCTGAGCAGACGCTTCTATTATCCGGACTGTGGCTTGCGCTCATATCAAGTGTTGTCGTTGTTGCGGTAACGATTGCTCAAGGGCCACTGTTTGCTCTGGTTATCCCATTGTTCTTCTTCGTATGTTCGATAGGTATTACGTCAACTGCAGCATTCCCGCTCGCTATGGAAAGCCAATCCAAAATGGCTGGTAGTGCAGCAGCGCTTCTAGGTGTCGTACCTTTTGTATTAGGAGCTTTGGTTGCTCCAATCGTGGGTATTGCGGGAGAGGACACGGCTGTTCCGCTCGGACTTACGTTGTTAGGAACGAGTATTGTCGCAGTTGTTACTTACTTTGTGCTAGTAGCGAAAAAAGGCCAGGACTCCGCTCAAACCCATTAAGCATTATTTGTGAATTGTACTAATTTTCAATTGTAAAATTTGTCTTTGGATAGTGTAATAGTGCGGATAAATGAATCAAGCATGAGTGATCTGCTGATTCTTAATCCGCACTCATTTTCATTAAAGCTTAAGTATAGACTGATGAATCAACTCGTATCCCTCTAAAACTCTCCCATACATATGATAGATTAACAACTTCATTTAAACTGATTCTCCACGAACACGCGTCTTACTCACAGATTTACGCTGGAAAAGGTTATTTTGGATTAATGCAAAAATGACCAGCAATGCACCATAAAATTCGTTAAGACTGACCGAATAGCCTTGAAACGACATCACGACAAAAGTGGTCACAGGAACCAAGCTGATAAACAAGATGCCGTTAACAGGTGAGAGCATTTTCATTCCTGCATTCCAGCTTAATAAAGCGATCGTTCCAGGGAAAAAAATCATAAATAACATCTCGTATTTAATGGACAACAAGTCATTCCAGTGGGGCGCGGGAAGCCATTGCAACAGCGTGGCCGATGTTACGATGACGAACGAAACGACCGTTCCCAGCAGGCAAGTCAGTGTAGAATATCTCAGTACAGACCACTGGGGAAAGGAACCCCCTCCGAGTGAATAAACAACCCAGCCTATCGCTCCCATAAAGATCAGTAATACAGGAAGAAGATGATCTCGTGCCATCATGAAAAATGAAAGATTGCCATTGGTGATCACAAGTAAAGCTCCGATCAGAGCAATGGTCATGCTGGTCAGTGTGGCTTTAGCTGGTGTGCTTTTGGTTCGATACCAGAGGATCACAATCGTAATCATTGGCATTAGCGCTTCCATAATTGAGGCTACAATTGTACCTGACTCTCCCATCAGATCTTGTCCAGAGAAAATCATGAAATTATATAATGTGAATCCCATCGTTCCATAAAACAACAGCTTGCGGCTGAGACCCTCAAACCGAAATGCCTGCTTTCCTTCCTTAAAATACAGCAATACAACAAGAATAATGGTGACAAATAAATAGCGGTAAAACGAAAAATATAGTGGGTCCATTCGTTGTAATGCACTGTGTGCCACTGGAAACATAGCTCCCCATGACATACTGGCAATCAGACATAACAACGTCCCTATTCCAACCTTCTTACTCATTTGTATCCTCCCTAATGCTATCAATTCAACGTGATTTATGTTACGTGACAGGCGAGAAGGAGTAAAATGATTGTAAATGCTATTTATCATCATTTAAAATGATACTTATACGAGCTTGATATGATCGATAAATACAAGATGGACGAGACTGAGATGGGGGAAGAGCAATGGACATCAATGACCTACGAATCTTCAAAACGGTCGCAACGCGAGGGAGTGTAAGTCAGGCCGCCTTGGACTTGAACTATGTTCAGTCTAATGTTACCGCCAGAATCAAACAGCTTGAAGCTGAATTACAGACGGCATTATTTGTTAGACACAAACGCGGAATGATCTTAAACTCAGAAGGCAAGCGATTGATGGAATATACGGAAGAGATTCTGACGAAGTTCGACGAAATCCAATATGCTTTTCAAACTACGGAAGACCCTCGGGGGATTCTTAACATCGGGATTGTGGATACGTTGACGAATTTACCTGGCATATTGTCGCCATACATTGATAGATATCCTCGTGTTGAACTCTCCTTACATGCAGGCGTTAGCGAAAATCTGTTTCAAGATGTGTTGAATTCCAGGCTGGATGGTGCATTTATGACGGGGCCAGTCAATCATCCGTTGATTGAAACACATCATGTTTTTGATGAAGAATTAATTATCGTTAGCAAAAGTGATCAATTTGATATCGAACACGCTTCAACCATACCATTGTTGTTATTCAACCAAGGCTGTGGTTATCGAGAAAGGCTGGAAAGCTGGTTAAGATCAGAGGGCATTATGCCTCGTAAAGTGATGTCATTTGGCACCTTCGAAACGATCATGGGAAGTGTTGCTGCCGGCATTGGCATCACTATCGCCCCCAAATCGTCAACTCGTACATGGATTGATGCTGGAAAGTTGTATGGGTACGATATCCCTGAAGAATTTAATAAGATCTCTACCGTATTCATCCGAAGAAACGATATTTATTACACGAATACACTCCAATCGTTTGTTCAGACATTGCCGTAATGAGCAAGGGCGGTGGTTCATTGTGCCATACACTCGAACCAGAGGACCTTTCTGCTGTCAGATTATTGTCTTTACTTACATATGGAATGAGGCGTATAATCCGTTCAGACATCATAGAGAGAAAAGAGGAATTCATTCGTTATGAACAACGGTTTGGTTAACGCTATTATTGCGTATATCATGTGGGGGTTCTCCCGCTTTATTGGAAGTTGTTTAATCATGTGCCGGCAGGTGAGATTCTGTCGCATCGGGTAGTCTGGTCATTTGTATTCATGGGTATTCTTGTCGCGATTCAGCGCCGCTGGGGCGAGATGAAACGGATTATGGCTAATCGTTCGCAACTGTTAGCACTCACCGCCAGCGGGTTGTTGATCGCTGCCAACTGGCTGATCTTCATCTGGGCAGTTAACAACGGGCATGTGGTGGAGACAAGCCTAGGTTACTACTTGAACCCGCTATTGAACGTGCTGTTAGCGGTGTTGTTCCTTCGTGAGAAGCCCAATCGGGGTCAATGGCTCGCCATTGCTATTGCTGGAATAGCAGTGCTCATCATTGCGATCGACTACGGGCGCTTCCCGTGGGTTGCAATCTCCTTAGCTGTATCCTTTGGGTTATATGGCCTAGCGAAGAAGAAAATCAAGCAAGATGCTTCAGTTGGTTTGCTTTCAGAGACGGCTGTCGTTCTACCCATTGCACTGGGTTACTGGATTTACTTGGGGATTGTCGAGAAGACAACGGCTTGGACGCTGCCGACACCGATGTTCCTTGAATTACTTCTTTCTGGAATCGTAACGGCGTTGCCGTTGTTGTTCTTTGCCCGGGCAGCTGCACGGTTGTCACTATCTACACTTGGATTCGTGCAATACATTGGACCAACGATCATGCTGGTACTCAGCGTATTTGTGTTTAAAGAAGCCGTATCACCGGTTCTACTTGTTGGCTTCGGATTCATTTGGATTGCACTCATCGTTTATGCTACGGCATCGATTCGTGCCACTAAACTCGCTAAGGTAAACTAAGACTAGATGCATCATAACATCTCAATGGCTCACTCCGCATAATCAGCGAAGTGAGTCATTTTTTGTTGTAAGCCCCTGTTAGTCTAAATAGGACTAATAGGTAAAGTACGTTTTTTATCATTATAAGAAATTGTTGAGATGGGCAATCCAACAAAAATTGAGATGTGTACTTTATATTATAATCTACTTTATAAAATTGTTCTAAAGGTGGGACAGCTATGCTTCATAATATAGAAAAAGTACAAATAACAGTTTCCAAAATTAACACACTTTGTGTAATTAACGGTTGGCATTCAATACCCCGTATACAAGTTTGAGACAAGGATGTTTCATTCGACGGGCACATGATGTGTTTCTGAAAATATGAAAAACAAAAGTAAAATTTCCTCGGGAAAGTTCCTACTCAAGTTAAGTCAACAGGAGTGCAAGAATTTAGTAGAGAAAATATTACATACACCTTTGTCTACTTTCTTTAATACCGGCGGTGTTCTCTTTAAGTAGGAGAGGTAAAAAATAGTGGAGACGTTAAATTATATTATAAGTCCCTTTTACCATTGGAGATCGGTGGAATCCTGAAAATTATGGTGAACAATAGACTAGAATTGATCGACTGCGACGACTTGACGAAACTATGATCTGTTCACAGGACTTGAGATTCAATTCTTAGGTCAGGAGTTCAAATCACCTGTTTTTTTCAGAAGTGGTTAACGAGTGGGAAACACATCAAGATTTCTTAGATGAATTACAATCTACATTCAGCATTTTAAGTCTCGGTCCTGACTTATAACTCACATTTGTTGGCATTGAAAAATTGGAGGATAGTGATGCAG
It includes:
- a CDS encoding multidrug effflux MFS transporter — encoded protein: MTKRKQWNVIGLALLLGVFSTLGPFTIDMYLPAFPEIAAMFNTNASLVQFSLTACLLGLGVGQLVVGPISDAHGRRKPLLISMAAYIICSLACAYSPSIGMLILFRFTQGFAASAGIVISRAIARDLYSGHELTKFFSLLLLVGNLGPLAAPIAGSGVLTFTSWPGVFISLAILGVFLYIMTQWRLKETNPPEKRVAPNFKLQLRGYGTMLRDRKFVGYMLAQGIMTAGVFAYVAGTPFIYQNIYGVSPTVFSILFASNGISLIIGSQIVGRMSHRIPEQTLLLSGLWLALISSVVVVAVTIAQGPLFALVIPLFFFVCSIGITSTAAFPLAMESQSKMAGSAAALLGVVPFVLGALVAPIVGIAGEDTAVPLGLTLLGTSIVAVVTYFVLVAKKGQDSAQTH
- a CDS encoding LysR substrate-binding domain-containing protein, translating into MDINDLRIFKTVATRGSVSQAALDLNYVQSNVTARIKQLEAELQTALFVRHKRGMILNSEGKRLMEYTEEILTKFDEIQYAFQTTEDPRGILNIGIVDTLTNLPGILSPYIDRYPRVELSLHAGVSENLFQDVLNSRLDGAFMTGPVNHPLIETHHVFDEELIIVSKSDQFDIEHASTIPLLLFNQGCGYRERLESWLRSEGIMPRKVMSFGTFETIMGSVAAGIGITIAPKSSTRTWIDAGKLYGYDIPEEFNKISTVFIRRNDIYYTNTLQSFVQTLP
- a CDS encoding DMT family transporter; this encodes MSKKVGIGTLLCLIASMSWGAMFPVAHSALQRMDPLYFSFYRYLFVTIILVVLLYFKEGKQAFRFEGLSRKLLFYGTMGFTLYNFMIFSGQDLMGESGTIVASIMEALMPMITIVILWYRTKSTPAKATLTSMTIALIGALLVITNGNLSFFMMARDHLLPVLLIFMGAIGWVVYSLGGGSFPQWSVLRYSTLTCLLGTVVSFVIVTSATLLQWLPAPHWNDLLSIKYEMLFMIFFPGTIALLSWNAGMKMLSPVNGILFISLVPVTTFVVMSFQGYSVSLNEFYGALLVIFALIQNNLFQRKSVSKTRVRGESV